In Methanobacterium paludis, the following proteins share a genomic window:
- the ppk1 gene encoding polyphosphate kinase 1, with translation MSEKDYSYTQNRELSWLRFNDRVLEEAEDASVPLLERLKYVSIFTSNLDEFYMVRCGSLYDLSLINEDYVDNKTGLSAQDQLDAIYDRSKFLYKRRDEVFKSVNSLLKEQGIYDLDFGDLTKSETKFINKYFFNYIFPVLSPQIIDVQHPFPHLLNKSLNVICIVKNKEGKNLYGLIPIPSSLPKLVYSPNEGMRFILIEKIIYEYANEIFSNYKIEFKTIVSVTRNADIALSNSQIDEDEDYRGYMKKILKKRTRLAPIRLEFYKYSDSKLTKFLSNQLNIEKNQVQISNTPLDMIYVLELCDHIKDVNQLIFHKLSFNPYYPKIPKTVKEGKLISQLKKRDILLFYPYESMEPFLSLLKEAANDENVISIQITIYRLARSSSVIKYLLEACENGKDVTALIELRARFDEERNIHYAGLLEEAGCRVLYGFEEYKVHSKICLITRKERNKIQYITQLGTGNYNEKTCKLYTDLSFITANQAIGEDAMLFFKNMAISNLNGEYNKLFVAPFRLKPKLIEKINMEIENARNNRPANIIMKMNSLTDRELIDMLSNASNAGVKIRLIVRGICCLVPGLPGKTENIEVISIVGRFLEHARIYCFGTGKDVSIYLSSGDLMTRNTEKRVEITFPIENSILKKKIIHILDIMLNDNVKARKINDKGEYERVIRSVDLIDSQYYFMQEDLSQIEEEPIVKESFFSKLKNLFKMIGK, from the coding sequence ATGTCTGAAAAGGACTATAGTTACACCCAAAACCGTGAGTTATCCTGGTTAAGATTTAATGATCGTGTTTTAGAAGAAGCAGAGGATGCTTCTGTTCCTTTATTAGAACGTTTGAAATACGTATCAATTTTTACAAGCAATTTAGACGAATTTTATATGGTTAGATGTGGAAGTCTATACGATCTATCCCTCATTAATGAGGATTATGTTGATAATAAAACTGGTTTAAGTGCACAAGATCAGCTGGATGCTATTTATGATAGGTCCAAATTCTTATATAAACGTAGAGATGAGGTATTTAAATCTGTCAATTCTCTCCTAAAAGAGCAGGGCATTTATGATTTGGATTTTGGGGATTTGACTAAAAGTGAAACTAAATTTATTAATAAATATTTCTTCAATTATATTTTTCCAGTTTTATCTCCCCAAATCATCGATGTTCAACATCCTTTTCCTCATCTATTAAACAAATCCTTAAATGTTATATGTATAGTGAAAAATAAAGAGGGCAAAAACTTATATGGACTTATTCCTATCCCCTCATCTTTACCTAAGCTTGTTTATTCTCCCAACGAGGGAATGCGTTTTATTTTGATAGAAAAAATAATATATGAATATGCTAATGAAATCTTTTCAAATTATAAAATAGAATTTAAAACCATTGTTTCTGTGACTAGAAATGCAGATATTGCTTTATCTAATTCCCAAATTGATGAAGATGAAGATTACAGGGGGTACATGAAAAAAATTTTAAAGAAAAGAACTCGTTTAGCACCAATAAGATTAGAATTCTACAAATATTCTGACTCAAAATTAACAAAATTTTTATCTAATCAGTTAAATATTGAAAAAAATCAAGTACAAATCTCCAATACTCCTTTAGATATGATTTATGTACTTGAATTATGTGATCATATTAAAGATGTAAATCAATTGATCTTCCATAAATTATCCTTTAATCCCTATTATCCCAAAATACCAAAAACCGTTAAAGAAGGAAAGCTTATTTCTCAGTTAAAAAAGAGAGATATTTTACTTTTTTATCCATATGAATCTATGGAACCATTTTTAAGTCTATTGAAAGAAGCAGCTAATGATGAAAACGTAATATCCATCCAAATTACAATTTACAGGCTAGCCAGGTCTTCATCAGTGATAAAATATTTATTAGAAGCATGTGAAAATGGAAAAGATGTAACTGCTTTAATTGAACTTAGAGCTAGATTTGATGAAGAAAGGAATATTCATTATGCGGGTTTATTAGAAGAAGCTGGTTGTAGGGTTTTGTACGGTTTTGAAGAGTACAAAGTGCATTCAAAAATTTGTTTAATCACGCGAAAAGAGAGGAATAAAATTCAATATATTACCCAACTAGGAACTGGTAATTACAATGAAAAAACCTGTAAACTATACACTGATCTAAGTTTTATTACCGCAAATCAGGCAATTGGCGAAGATGCAATGTTATTTTTCAAAAACATGGCAATTTCCAATTTAAACGGTGAGTATAACAAGTTGTTCGTTGCGCCTTTTAGATTAAAACCTAAATTAATCGAAAAAATTAATATGGAAATAGAGAATGCCCGGAATAATCGTCCAGCTAATATTATCATGAAAATGAATTCTTTAACAGATAGGGAATTGATCGACATGTTAAGTAACGCTTCTAATGCCGGTGTGAAAATTAGATTAATAGTTAGGGGTATTTGTTGTTTGGTTCCGGGATTACCGGGTAAAACTGAAAATATAGAGGTCATTAGTATTGTAGGTAGGTTCTTAGAACACGCCAGGATTTATTGTTTTGGTACTGGAAAAGACGTTTCAATATATTTATCGAGTGGCGATCTAATGACGAGAAATACTGAAAAACGAGTTGAAATTACTTTTCCTATTGAAAATTCAATTTTAAAGAAAAAAATTATCCATATATTGGATATTATGCTTAATGACAATGTTAAAGCTAGAAAAATTAATGATAAAGGAGAATATGAAAGGGTTATTAGAAGTGTTGATTTAATTGATTCTCAATATTATTTTATGCAGGAGGATCTCTCACAAATTGAAGAAGAACCAATTGTAAAAGAATCATTTTTCTCTAAACTAAAAAATTTATTTAAAATGATTGGGAAATAG
- a CDS encoding flavodoxin family protein gives MKIGIVVYSQTEHTYSVAQKLQEKFQEEGKEVEIERIVPEGEVHPGSKDIKFETLPDVEKYDALIFGSPVHAFSLAPAMKAYLEQIPSLQNKKIAAFVTKGLPFNWTGGNKAIDKIKDICQSKGGSIIGTEVVVWNKSRDKKIGDLIRKFSVIF, from the coding sequence ATGAAAATAGGAATTGTAGTATATTCTCAGACTGAACATACGTATTCTGTAGCCCAGAAGCTTCAAGAAAAGTTCCAGGAAGAGGGAAAAGAAGTTGAAATAGAAAGAATTGTCCCTGAAGGTGAAGTGCACCCGGGTTCAAAGGATATTAAATTTGAAACTCTACCTGATGTGGAAAAATATGATGCATTGATATTTGGATCTCCTGTGCATGCATTTTCCCTGGCACCTGCCATGAAGGCTTATCTAGAGCAGATTCCCTCACTTCAAAATAAAAAAATTGCAGCTTTTGTAACCAAGGGATTGCCATTTAACTGGACAGGTGGAAATAAAGCTATAGACAAGATTAAAGACATCTGTCAATCCAAAGGGGGAAGCATTATTGGAACAGAGGTCGTGGTCTGGAATAAAAGTAGGGATAAGAAGATAGGGGATTTGATTCGTAAATTCAGTGTGATATTCTGA